The proteins below come from a single Aspergillus oryzae RIB40 DNA, chromosome 5 genomic window:
- a CDS encoding FAD-binding oxidoreductase (predicted protein), with amino-acid sequence MNPEILQNSPNPERETISEAEALLSRFSSLSDIEQDRERATYVSTIFPLLFGKDSVVQGSNGYESQRQAPWSTNCWLQPCVIVSPGSAQQVATALALCRFFNVKFSIRSGGHLQNPGFTSNHGGVVISLSALKQLELSKDKSTVGLGPGLRWLDVYGDLDAHGVTVTGGRVTTVGVSGLLLGGGISFHSHQYGVSAMGICNYEVNSLRSRSRYTRVTANHNLFWALKGGGPNFGVVTKFDMMTIPSKHWSEVRVYPITATDQILEAMMQYHAAIEADDKSSLIYNATHEVILLVFFYGEPVEHPPIFQPFYNIPHVATFVAPGIRTVYDLMNAVDSVQEAGPALHDFRTMASLPSLEVYRAIEKTHAEQVDVLKDVEGLTLTTVIQPMSSSAMKATLKSPLGLSSVGQQWFLVRADWKNAKDEERVREAVRKIVDVAESEAKQAGVHLPYLYSNYASRDQDPLASYGVENAKRLKEIALKWRIPEVAKWGVVAFQYGVGGVRVNEYLTQSVLLEMPYSKDIHSAMHGKARHQCW; translated from the exons ATGAACCCTGAGATTCTTCAAAATTCGCCCAACCCGGAGCGGGAGACGATCTCTGAAGCCGAGGCTCTCCTATCAAGATTCTCCAGCCTTTCTGACATCGAACAAGATAGAGAACGGGCCACCTATGTGTCCACAATATTCCCCCTGCTATTCGGCAAGGATTCCGTGGTCCAAGGGTCAAATGGCTACGAATCACAGCGCCAAGCCCCATG GTCGACCAATTGCTGGCTCCAACCTTGTGTCATTGTCAGTCCTGGGTCAGCACAGCAAGTTGCAACGGCTCTGGCATTGTGtcgcttcttcaatgtgaAGTTCTCCATCAGGAGCGGAGGTCATCTGCAAAACCCGGGATTTACTAGCAACCATGGGGGTGTGGTTATATCGCTAAGCGCTCTTAAGCAATTAGAGCTGTCTAAGGATAAATCTACGGTAGGTCTCGGGCCAGGCCTAAGGTGGTTGGATGTATACGGTGATCTTGATGCGCACGGGGTGACTGTGACCGGTGGTCGGGTCACTACGGTAGGCGTGTCTGGTCTGTTACTCGGAGGGGGAATTTCCTTCCACAGCCATCAGTATGGAGTCAGTGCAATGGGTATCTGTAACTACGAGGTGAATTCCCTCCGTTCGCGAAGTAGGTATACTCGAGTCACGGCTAACCATA ACTTGTTCTGGGCTCTGAAAGGTGGTGGGCCCAACTTCG GGGTCGTAACCAAGTTCGATATGATGACCATCCCAAGCAAGCACTGGTCTGAGGTCCGAGTCTACCCAATCACAGCAACCGATCAGATCCTCGAAGCCATGATGCAGTATCACGCCGCAATCGAAGCTGACGATAAGTCTTCCCTAATCTATAATGCTACTCACGAGGTTATCCTACTCGTCTTTTTCTACGGCGAACCTGTCGAGCATCCCCCTATTTTCCAGCCCTTCTACAATATACCCCACGTCGCCACATTCGTGGCCCCAGGTATCCGGACCGTCTATGATCTCATGAATGCAGTAGATTCAGTGCAAGAAGCAGGACCTGCACT TCACGATTTCCGGACTATGGCCAGCCTCCCTAGTCTAGAGGTATACAGGGCTATTGAAAAAACACACGCTGAGCAGGTCGATGTTCTTAAGGACGTCGAGGGTCTTACCTTGACAACCGTCATCCAACCAATGTCCTCTTCAGCTATGAAAGCGACCCTCAAAAGTCCCCTAGGCTTGTCGTCTGTTGGACAACAGT GGTTCCTTGTGAGGGCCGACTGGAAGAATGCGAAAGACGAGGAGCGTGTTCGAGAGGCAGTGCGCAAGATCGTCGATGTGGCGGAATCAGAGGCGAAGCAAGCCGGAGTGCATCTTCCTTACCTTTATTCAAACTATGCTTCGCGCGACCAGGATCCCCTGGCAAGTTATGGGGTGGAGAATGCTAAGCGGTTAAAAGAAATTGCTCTAAA ATGGCGTATTCCAGAAGTTGCAAAATGGGGGGTGGTTGCTTTCCAGTATGGGGTTGGAGGCGTGCGAGTTAATGAGTATCTGACGCAGAGCGTCCTACTAGAGATGCCCTATAGTAAAGATATTCATTCGGCAATGCATGGCAAAGCTCGACACCAGTGTTGGTAA